CAAAATGGCGACTAAGTCTGATGATTTACATAAACATTTATTCATGAATTCACAAATTTTAGCAAGAGGAACTGATAAAATAGATTTAAAAGATGTAGTTGTGCATGATCAAATTTTTGAATACCAGACAGTGGGTGATATTGATTTGTATAAATGCCCTGAGATCAAACAACTGATGGAACAAAAAATTGCTGATGGATATCGTTATATGATCTTTGACTTTTCCCGAACCTCTCATATCGATTCGTCTGCAATCGGTATGGTAATCCAAATTGTGGGATGGTTACGTAGAAGGGGTGGAGAACTTGTTGTGACAAACATCCGTGATTCTGTGAAAAAAATCTTTGAGATTACTAGGTTGTACAATCACATTCGTGTGGCAGAAAATTTACCCTCTGCAAAAGAAATTTTACAGAGGATTGTTTATGCGAATGAAGGGGATCAAATCATTTGAATTGATTAGGCTAACCAACGTTCAGCTTCTTCAATTGCTTCTTTTAATTCACTAACAAGAGTAGGTGCAATGGCGATCCCTTTCTGCGTTGGTTTTAATTCTCCGTTGGGATCTGTGTACCATACTCGAATGTTAAAAAAAGTTTGTCCTTTGTATTCGGAAATCTCCACTCGGATGACTTCCCCTCTTCCTTTGTCAATGTCTCGGATGATTCCTGTTTTTGCCATGTTAGTACGTCTCTACAAATAATTGTTCTTTTTCTTCCAGGTCTTTTTTGAATGCTTCGTAGGTAAGCTCAGTGTTGCATGCAGACATGATTTCCTGAATCACTCCCTTTTCCATTCCCTTAGGACCGCCACAAATATAAAACTTACCGTTTCCATTCACAGCATTTTTAATGGCATCAGCATTTTCTTTTGCACGGTGGGTGATGTACATCTTTCCACCATCAAAACTGTTTTTTTCTTCACGGCTGATTGCCGTAATAAAATGAAACCGAGAGTGTTCTTTTGCTTTTTCTTCAAAATAATCACGAAGGACAATTTCATCGGAATACGGAGCACCGTAAATTAACCAAAGTTGTCCTTGGAATTGGATTAGTTTTTGGACAAGTAACTCTTCCACCATTCCAAAAAAAGGACTGATCCCTGTTCCTGTTGCAAAAAAGAAAATATCACCTGTAAAATCCGTTTGTGGTAATAGGAATTTTTTCCCGGCTGGACCAGTCATTGTCACTACGTCTCCAGGTTTTAAGTCACAGATGTAATTGGAACAT
The sequence above is a segment of the Leptospira levettii genome. Coding sequences within it:
- a CDS encoding transcriptional coactivator p15/PC4 family protein — translated: MAKTGIIRDIDKGRGEVIRVEISEYKGQTFFNIRVWYTDPNGELKPTQKGIAIAPTLVSELKEAIEEAERWLA
- a CDS encoding FAD-binding oxidoreductase — encoded protein: MLTPQINLFKKSNPIQAQVLANTRLTPELGKGKRQPKEGEAAVHRITVAIDHSVYPYMIGQSAGIIPPGLDPEKQAKGLADASYTVRLYSIASPSYSFGQTKDNIEFIVKRDNVYDENGNLVHKGVCSNYICDLKPGDVVTMTGPAGKKFLLPQTDFTGDIFFFATGTGISPFFGMVEELLVQKLIQFQGQLWLIYGAPYSDEIVLRDYFEEKAKEHSRFHFITAISREEKNSFDGGKMYITHRAKENADAIKNAVNGNGKFYICGGPKGMEKGVIQEIMSACNTELTYEAFKKDLEEKEQLFVETY